The sequence below is a genomic window from Mycobacterium spongiae.
GCAAGCAAGAAGCGGCCGACGCCGCCGCGGCCCGGATCGGCGACCGCGCCCTGGGTGTCGGTGCCCACGCGGTCGACGAGGATGCCGCCCGGCGCTGTGTGGACCTGACTCTCGAGCGCTTCGGCGGCGTCGACATCCTGATCAACAATGCTGGAACCAATCCGGCGTACGGACCGCTGATTGACCAGGACCACGCACGCTTCGCCAAAATCTTCGACGTCAACTTGTGGGCACCGCTGATGTGGACCTCGCTCGTCGCCAAGGCTTACATGGGTGAGCACGGCGGTGCCGTGGTCAACACCTCCTCCGTCGGCGGCATGCACCAGTCGCCGGCCATGGGCATGTACAACGCCACCAAGGCGGCGCTGATCCATATCACCAAGCAACTGGCGCTGGAACTTTCACCACGTGTCCGGGTCAACGCCATCTGCCCCGGTGTGGTGCGCACCAGGCTTGCCGAGGCGCTGTGGAAAGACCACGAGGATCCGCTGGCTGCCACCATCGCCCTTGGGCGAATCGGTGAGCCGGTCGACGTGGCCGGTGCTGTCGCTTTTCTCGTTTCGGACGCGGCGAGCTGGATCACCGGCGAGACGCTGGTGATCGACGGCGGTCTGCTGTTGGGCAATGCGCTCGGATTCCGCGCTCAATCTGGTGGTGGCCAATGAGCGCCGACAAGGACATATCGGACGTCACCCGAGCCGACCTGAACGCGAGGGTTGCCAAACTCCTCGACGAGCACGACCCCGCCACCAGCGCCCCAAAGGACTTCCTGGGCGCCCGGTTTGATGCGGGGCTCGCTTGGGTGCACTTTCCCGTGGGAAGCGGTGGTCTCGACCTGCCGAACGACGCTCAGGCCCCCGTTGACGCCGCGTTGGCCGCCGCGGGTGCGCCCCCAGCCGGTGGCGGGAGAAACTTCATTGGCCTCGGCATGGCGGCGCCGACGATCGCGACGTTTGGAACTGTCGATCAGCAGCGAAAGTTCCTGCGCCCGTTGTTTACCGGCGAACACTTTTACTGCCAGCTGTTCAGCGAGCCTGGTGCCGGATCGGACCTCGCCGCGGCGGCCACCCGCGCAGTCCGTGATGGCGCCGACTGGATTGTCAATGGTCAGAAAGTATGGACCTCATTGGCGCAACACGCGCAGATGGCGATTCTGGTCGCGCGCACCAACCCGGATGTGCCGAAACACGCTGGTCTGACTTACTTTTTGTGCGACATGACGCAGCCGGGCGTCGAAATCCGGCCGCTACGACAGCTCACCGGCGAAGCGGAGTTCAACGAGGTGTTCCTCACCGACGTCCGGGTGCCCGACGCGAATCGACTGGGTCCCGAAGGAGGAGGTTGGCGAGTAGCGACCACCACGCTGAACAACGAGCGCGTCGCCATCGGCGGCCGGACTGGCATGCCGCGGGAGAGCGGAATGATCGGCAAGGTCACCGAAGCGTGGCGCGGCGAACCGGCACTGCGTAACCCGGCGATGCACGACGAGATGATGCGGCTGTGGGTCGAATCAGAAGTCCTCCGCCTCACCGGCGAGCGGCTGCGCCAGCAGGCCGCATCCGGTCAGCCTGGCCCCGAGGGGGCCGGCATGAAAGTGGCATACGCGCGGCTCGCGCAACAGATTTCGGGTTTCGACCTCGAGTTGCACCCGGAATCCGGTCTGCACTACGACGACTGGACCTTGCGTCGACCCGACACGGTCGACCTGACCGGCCGCGGGCTCGGCTATCGCTACTTGCGGGCGCGCGGCAACTCCATCGAGGGGGGCACGTCGGAGATCTTGCGCAACACGATCTCTGAACGAGTCCTGGGCCTGCCCGGCGAACACCGTGTCGATAAGACGGCCGCCTGGAAGGACCTGCCCAGATGAGTACCGGGGACCTGCTGTACTCCGATACCGAGCAGGCGTTGCGGCGCAGCGTTCGACAGCTTTTTGCCGAGCGTGCGCCGCTGGAATCGGTGGCGAAAGCCTATGACAGTCCGCCGCCGGACTTTTCCGGTGTCTGGCGCACGTTAGCCGCCGAGCTGGGAGTGGCCGGGTTGTTGGTGCCCGAGTCATTCGGCGGGGCCGGCGCAACCACGCGCGAGGCCGCGATCGTCATGGAAGAAATCGGGCGGGCGGTCGCCCCAGTGCCCTTCCTGTCGAGCGCGGTGCTTGCGACGGTTGCGCTGTTGCGTGCCGGCGAGACCGAAACGGTGTCGGTTCTGGCGCGGGGTGAGGCCACCGCGGCGCTGGTGGTCGGCCTTGCCACGGTGCCCGGCGACCCTGTCGCCGGGGTGAGGGGCGGCGCCAACGGGCTGACCGGAGTAGTGGGCGGCGTCGCTGGTGCCCACGAAGCCGAGATTCTGGTAGTTCCGGTTGCGGGTTCCGGCGGACTTGAGCTGCATACCGTCGACCGCGGCGCACCGGGCGTGGACGTGTCGCCGCAGCTGGCGCTGGATATGACGCGGCCACTTGCGGAGGTGCGATTCCGCGACGCGGCGTCGTCGCGCGTAGGCGCGGTCGCCGTTGCCGAGGCCGCAATATCTGCTGCGCTGCAGACAGGGGCGGCCCTGCTTGCCTCCGAGCAACTCGGTCTGGCGCAATGGTGTTTCGACACCACACTGGCCTACGCGAAGGAGCGCAAACAGTTTGGTCGGGCGATCGGGTCTTACCAGGCGATCAAGCACCGCCTGGCCGACCTGTGGTTTGAGGTCAGCTCGGCCACCGCGGCGGCTCGCTACGCCGCCGACACGTGCGCTCGCGGCGATGACGACGCGACCATTGCCACGGCTATCGCACAGGCATATTGCAGTACAGCAGCCGTTCACGCGGCGGAAGAGTGCGTGCAGCTGCACGGGGGAATCGGTATGACCTGGGAGTATCCCGCGCACCTATACCTGAAACGGGCCAAGAGTGATCAGCTGGCCCTCGGCACCGCGTACCGTCACCGGACTCGCCTGGCCGACTTGGTCGACTTGCCGGTCGCCTGATTGATCAGGAGGCCAGCGCCGCGTCGAAGACCTGGGTCAGCGCGGTCCAGTGTCGTTCGTCGGAAGCGCTGTCGTAGGGCGGGTTGTCGGGGACTGCGAACCCGTGGGCAGCCTGATACCACTCGATGCGGTGCTGCACACCGGCCGCTGTGAGGGCCTTGTCCAGCTGCTCGGCGTCGTCAGGCGTGAAAGACGCGTCGTTTTCAGCGCCGCCAACGTACACGGTTGCGGTCATCCGGTCGGCCAGCAGGTGCGGGCTGTCGGGGCTGTCGGTGACCAGGCCGCCGCCGTGAAAGGACGCTGCTGCGGCGACCCGGTCCGGGAGCCGACCGGCCAGCCGAACCGAGATCCGACCACCCATGCAGTAGCCGCACACGCCGAATCGCTGGCCCGCTACCTCCGGGCGAGCGCTGAGGTAGTCGAGGAATGTGTCGGCGTCGCCGGCGATCATGTCCGGCGTCAGGCTGCCCATCATGGACATGATGCGGTTACGCTCCCCGGGGTCGGCGAACGCGGTTCGCATGTCGAACGGCGCCCAGCTGCCGTGGCGGTAGTAGACATCGGGCAGCAGCACGGCGTAGCCGAATCCGGCTAGCTTGCTCGCCATCTGGCGAAAGGTATCGCGCGCGCCGCCGGCGTCGGGGTACATGACCACACCGGGCCATGGGCCGGGGCCGTCGGGGGTGAACAGGTGGACGGGGCAGTTGCCGTCCGCAGTGGTGACGTTGTCTGTGATATCCGGCATAGCACTGTTCTACTCCTTGCCCTCGGATACGGGTTGGATGGCGCCGACCCGCCGCGCCCGGCTTCGCCGCGCTTGCGATCGCCGCTGGGTTTGATGGCGCCGACCCGCCGCGCCCGGCTTCGCCGCGCTTGCGATCGCCGCTGGGTTTGATGGCGCCGACCCGCCGCGCCCGGCTTCGCCGCGCTTGCGATCGCCGCTGGGTTTGATGGCGCCGACCCGCCGCGCCCGGCTTCGCCGCGCTTGCGATCGCCGCTGGGTTTGATGGCGCCGACCCGCCGCGCCCGGCTTCGCCGCGCTTGCGATCGCCGCTAAGCTGACCGCGTGCCGATCGCGACACCGTACGAGGATCTGCTGCGTCTGGTGCTCTCGGCGGGTGCGGCGAAATCCGATCGCACCGGCACCGGAACCCGCAGCCTGTTTGGCCAGCAGATCCGGTATGACCTGTCGCAGGGTTTCCCGCTGCTCACCACGAAAAGGGTGCATTTCAAATCGGTGGTCTACGAGTTGCTATGGTTCTTGCGCGGTGATTCCAACGTCGGCTGGCTGCAAGAACATGGAGTCACCATTTGGGATGAATGGGCCAGCGAGACAGGAGATCTCGGTCCGATCTACGGCGTGCAGTGGCGGTCCTGGCCGACCCCGTCGGGTGAGCACATCGACCAAATCACTGCAGCGCTGGATTTGCTGCGTACCGACCCGGATTCACGGCGCATCATCGTGTCGGCCTGGAACGTCGGCGAAATCCCGCAGATGGCGCTCCCGCCCTGCCATGCCTTTTTCCAGTTCTACGTCGCTGGTGGCCGCCTGAGTTGCCAGCTCTACCAGCGCAGCGCCGACCTGTTTCTCGGGGTGCCGTT
It includes:
- a CDS encoding acyl-CoA dehydrogenase family protein — protein: MSTGDLLYSDTEQALRRSVRQLFAERAPLESVAKAYDSPPPDFSGVWRTLAAELGVAGLLVPESFGGAGATTREAAIVMEEIGRAVAPVPFLSSAVLATVALLRAGETETVSVLARGEATAALVVGLATVPGDPVAGVRGGANGLTGVVGGVAGAHEAEILVVPVAGSGGLELHTVDRGAPGVDVSPQLALDMTRPLAEVRFRDAASSRVGAVAVAEAAISAALQTGAALLASEQLGLAQWCFDTTLAYAKERKQFGRAIGSYQAIKHRLADLWFEVSSATAAARYAADTCARGDDDATIATAIAQAYCSTAAVHAAEECVQLHGGIGMTWEYPAHLYLKRAKSDQLALGTAYRHRTRLADLVDLPVA
- a CDS encoding acyl-CoA dehydrogenase family protein produces the protein MSADKDISDVTRADLNARVAKLLDEHDPATSAPKDFLGARFDAGLAWVHFPVGSGGLDLPNDAQAPVDAALAAAGAPPAGGGRNFIGLGMAAPTIATFGTVDQQRKFLRPLFTGEHFYCQLFSEPGAGSDLAAAATRAVRDGADWIVNGQKVWTSLAQHAQMAILVARTNPDVPKHAGLTYFLCDMTQPGVEIRPLRQLTGEAEFNEVFLTDVRVPDANRLGPEGGGWRVATTTLNNERVAIGGRTGMPRESGMIGKVTEAWRGEPALRNPAMHDEMMRLWVESEVLRLTGERLRQQAASGQPGPEGAGMKVAYARLAQQISGFDLELHPESGLHYDDWTLRRPDTVDLTGRGLGYRYLRARGNSIEGGTSEILRNTISERVLGLPGEHRVDKTAAWKDLPR
- a CDS encoding thymidylate synthase is translated as MPIATPYEDLLRLVLSAGAAKSDRTGTGTRSLFGQQIRYDLSQGFPLLTTKRVHFKSVVYELLWFLRGDSNVGWLQEHGVTIWDEWASETGDLGPIYGVQWRSWPTPSGEHIDQITAALDLLRTDPDSRRIIVSAWNVGEIPQMALPPCHAFFQFYVAGGRLSCQLYQRSADLFLGVPFNIASYALLTHMMAAQAGFSVGEFIWTGGDCHIYDNHVEQVRLQLGREPRQYPELILAQRDSIFDYSYSDIVVKNYEPHPAIKAPVAV
- a CDS encoding SDR family oxidoreductase, which produces MTSLDLTGRTAIITGASRGIGLATAEQLAAAGANVVLTARKQEAADAAAARIGDRALGVGAHAVDEDAARRCVDLTLERFGGVDILINNAGTNPAYGPLIDQDHARFAKIFDVNLWAPLMWTSLVAKAYMGEHGGAVVNTSSVGGMHQSPAMGMYNATKAALIHITKQLALELSPRVRVNAICPGVVRTRLAEALWKDHEDPLAATIALGRIGEPVDVAGAVAFLVSDAASWITGETLVIDGGLLLGNALGFRAQSGGGQ
- a CDS encoding alpha/beta fold hydrolase, coding for MPDITDNVTTADGNCPVHLFTPDGPGPWPGVVMYPDAGGARDTFRQMASKLAGFGYAVLLPDVYYRHGSWAPFDMRTAFADPGERNRIMSMMGSLTPDMIAGDADTFLDYLSARPEVAGQRFGVCGYCMGGRISVRLAGRLPDRVAAAASFHGGGLVTDSPDSPHLLADRMTATVYVGGAENDASFTPDDAEQLDKALTAAGVQHRIEWYQAAHGFAVPDNPPYDSASDERHWTALTQVFDAALAS